The nucleotide sequence TCGGGACTATCGCCTTCGCGAGGGCGATCAGCTCGAGATCATTTATCACGTCCGGCACAACCGCACGCCCTCGTACAAGATCAAGATCGAGGACGAGATCAGCATCCGTTTTCCGTTCAATCCCAACATGAATCAGACCGAGCGGGTGAACTCCGACGGGACGCTTCAATTGCTTCTTGTGGGGACGGTAAATGTGTATAATAAGACCATTCAGGAATTGCAGGACGAGCTTGTGAAGCTGTATTCCAAGTACATCCGCAATCCTGTGCTGACGGTGAGCTTCCTGGAGTCGAACAAGAAGATCCAGGAATTGCGCATCGCGATCACCACGGCGCCTCGCGGTCAAAGCCGCCTGGTGCCGATCACGCCGGAGGGTTCGATCTCGCTGCCGTTCGTCAGCAACATCGGCGCGGCGGGCAAAACGGTAGGCGAACTGCACACCGACCTCAACAGCGCCTACAAGGACGTCGGTCTGGAAGAACTCGAGGTGACCGTCAACATCCAGGCCGTGGCCCCGACGCGAATTTACGTGCTGGGCGAGGTGAAGATCCCCGGAACGCTGTTGAACAAGACCGGGGCCATCGAGACCAACCAGGAACTGTCGCTGTTGCAGGCCTTGTCGCAGGCCGGCAGCTACATCCCGCCCCGGGCGGACCTGAGCAAGGTCATGGTCATTCGCCGCCGGCACCTGCCTCGCCCGCAGGCCGCGATCGTCAACGTGTACCAGTTGCTGGAGAACCGCAAGCGACCCGACGCCGGGGCGGTCCAGGTTGACTGTCGCAAGTACCGCTACGACATGTGGCTCGAAGACGGCGACATCGTCTACGTGCCCACTACCGATATCGCCAAACGCGCCGATTACATCGAGTACGTCTGGCAGCGCGGCATCCGCAATATCGGCGGCTTCAGCAGTAACGTGTCGGCCAACTATACCGTCGGCGACACGGTGGATTGGCTTAAGTAGGATCAACGCTCGCCGGGCGGCCACCGCCGCCGGCGGCAACAAGGTGCAACTATGGCAGAAAACTATTCAGGCAGGACTTTGCGAGAGTTGGTGCGCGTGCTGGCCGGGCGATTCGTCGGCATGACGATCATCGTGATCGTCGTCGTCGGCGCCGCCGCGGCGGCGACGTATTTCGCCCCCCGCACATACCGCAGCGAGGTGCGGCTCAAAGCCGCCCCCACGTCGATCGGCAGCCCGCTGGAAACGCGGATGGCCGACCGCGACGAAATCTCTCTCTACGTCGGCAGCCAGCGAGAGCTGATTTTGAGCGACTACGTGCTGGCGGCCGCGATGGACCGTCTGGACAAGGGCAAGTTCGGCGAACCCGGCGAGAACTACACGCCTCCGTCGGAGAAGGAAATCGCCAATTGGGTTTCCGCCAACCAGTCGCTGTTCCGCAAGGTCCAGAACAGCGTGAGCGTGGTCACGCCCGGCGGCACGGGTTCGGCCTTTACGCAGATGTTCCAGATCCGGGTGGACTGGTCGGAGGAGTTCGTGCCGCTGCAGCGCCAGACGGCCGAATCGCGGCAGAAATCCGCCGAGCGGGCCCAGGAGGTGATGCGGTGCATCCTGGCGGCCTACATGGATCGCAACAAGGTGATCGAAGGCCAGCGCAGCGACGAGGCGACGGCCTTCCTGCGTGACACGGCGCTGGACGCCGCGCGAAAGAAGCGGGATAAGGCCCAGGCGGCCCTGCAGCTGGAAATCGAGACCAAGATCAAGGGCGACTTGCCCCTGGTGCTGCAGATGTACACCAACGGCTCCAGCGGCGAGATGGGCGAGGCCATCCTGCGAACCCGCAGCCGCAGCGAGATCATCACGCTCAACGCCTCCCTGGCGGAGATCAGCAAGACCCAGGAAAGTCTTAAGGCCCAGACGGATAACGGGCTGGCGGAGATGGCCAAGTTCGAGGCCGGAAAACGCGAGGATTTTTCAAAGCTTGCCGTGCCGGAGGTGGTGCTCAAGGGCAACGACACCGTCGCGAAGCTCCAGGAACGCCTGACGGCGATCACGCTGGAATTGACGGCCCTGCGAACTCGATATACCGACACGTTTCAGCAGGTGGCGGATCTCCGCCGCGAGTTGAGCTCCACGTACGGGGCGCTGCTCGATGAACTGCAACGCCACGCCGCCAGGCTCGAGCAGGAACGCCAGCGGCTCACCAGCCGGCGCGACTCGCTTGAGGCCGCGGAAAAGAAGAACAAGGAAGACATGGATTCCCTCGCGCTCAAGGTGGCTGAATATCAGCGCCTCCGCCTGGAACTCGATAGCGCCCAGGCGCAGTACGACAAAGAGGACGAGCAGCTTGTCAAGGCCGTCACGGCCGGAAAGCTGAGCAGGACCCCCATCCTGATCAGCACGGTGGACGCCCCGACGCGACCGGATCCGAATCAGCCGTACCGCCCGATCGTGTGGTTGAACATCGCCGTGGCGCTGCTGGCGGCGGTGACGCTTGGGCTGATCTACGCCTTCATGGCCGACCACTTCGACCACACGATCAAGAGCATCGACGATGCCGAACGCTACCTGGGCGTTCCGGTGCTGGGGTCGGTGCCCAAACTGGGAAGAAGAATTGTTCGCACCGCATAGGTGACCCATGCCCGAGACTGAATCCGAAAATAACATCCTGGAACATTCCGAACTGCCGTCGGTGCGAATGACCCTCCGTGGCGACGCGCAGGAGATTTTCCACAGCCTGTGGGCCTCGCTGTTCTTCTCCGGGCACGGCGCCGGAAAGAGCGTGATGGTCAGCTCGATCGGACAGCAGGAAGGCGCCACCACCGTCGCGTCAGCCTTGGCGCTGGCGGGCAGCCTGCCCGCCGGCAGTGAACGCGTCGCACTGGTGGACCTGAACTTCCGCTCGCCGGCGCTGCATCGCGTGATGGGGCTCGAGCAGAACCTCGGCGTCAGCGAGATGGTGCTCGACGGCGTGGCGCCGGAGATCGCCGCCCAGAGCGTCACGCCGGGCCTGGATGTCTTCGCTGCCGGCGGAGGCTCCCAGCGGCTGCTGGAGATCCTGCGAAGCACGGCCCTGCGCGGCGTGCTGGAAAGCCTGGCCTCGAAATACGACCGCGTCCTGGTGGACGTTCCTGCCGCCAACGCGTATCCGGACGCCCAGATGGTGGCCGCCATCGTCAAGGACACCGTCCTGGTGGTGCGGGCAGACCAGACCCCGCGCGAGGCGGTGGCCATGGCCAAGAAGCGAATCGAAAGTGCCGGCGGGCGGGTCGTCGGCGTCATCCTGAATATGCGGACATACCCGATTCCCAAGTTCCTTTACAACCGTGTATAAGGCCGCCGACCGCAGCGGCGAGGTGTCGTGATGCCCACGACCGGCCGGCCCAGAACCGACATCCTCAGCGGGGCCTTCGTCGTGGCAGTCGCCCTGGGCGCTGCCGCGATGGCGCTGCTGCGCCCCGACCAGACGATGATCCTCCTGGCCGGCGCGGCGCTGGCCGCCCTGCTGGTCTTTGCCGCCCTGCGATGGGAAATCACCGCCTGGGCGTGGTTGTGGGTTCTGGCCTACGGCGTCCTGGACAGCACGTTCTGGCGGGGCGAAGTGCCGGGCTTCTTCAACCTCACGATCCCGCGGTTGCTCTTCGTGGCGGCGGTGCTGGCATTCACCCTGCATTTCGCGTTTCGACGCCGCCCTGTCCTGTTCGACCGCACGGTGCTGTGGGTCATGTGGGCCATGCTGGTCTACTGCGCCATCAGCGCCACCGCCTACGGCTGGTCCGCCGACAGCGACGTGATCCTTCAGCCGCCATACTTCCGATTCATCGGCGGCCTGATGTTTCCGGCGGTCATGTTCTTCCTGATGTACAACGCCGCGCGCAACGAGCGCCAGGTTTCGGTCGGGCTGTTTTTGATTTTCATTTTCGGGTGGTACGCGTTGTACATCGGCTACCTGCAGTACCTGGCCAATGCCGAATACTGGGCGGGGGCGCGCGACTTCATTTTCCCGGCCTACATCAATAACCCCGAGGTCGAAGCGGGCATACACTTTGCCCGGTCGCGCGGGCCGTTCTATTCTGCCGCTCCGCAGGGGGCGTTGCTGGTATTCCTGTTCTTTGTCGACATGTTCCTGATCCGGCGATCGCGGGGCTTCGTTCGCGTGCTGGCGGCGGTTCAGGCGCTGCTGGTCGTGCCGGGCATATTCTTCACCAGTCTGCGGGCGGCGTATCTGTGCTTCCTGATCTGCGGGCTGATCTGGTTGATCTGGGGCGGGCGTCGCGGCGGGGTGCTGAAACTGGCGTCGGGCCTGGTGGCGCTGCTGCTGTTGACGGGGCTGTTCTGGCAGAACCTCCAGCAGAGCGACCGTCTCAAGGGCGGCGTGGCGGAGGTCAGTCCGATCGAAGACCGCATCGCGCTGCTGAAGATCACCTGGCAGATCGCCCAGGAGCATCCGTTCACCGGCGTGGGATACGGGCGCTTCGCCGAGGCGCGCCAGTCGCTCGAGCAGGATCCCACGACGCGTTCCCTGCCGCCGGAAATGATGCAGCACAATGTCTTCCTGGCGATCTTGGCCGAAACCGGAATCCTCGGCCTGGTGCTGCTGGTGGGCATCCTGGTGCTGATGTTCCGCGAGTCGCTGCAGCTTTACCGCAAGATGCCCCCGGACGCTCACGGCTTGCTCAGCCGCCCGCTGGTGGTGCTGTTCTGGGTGGCGCTGGCAAACTACATTACGATCTCCATGTTCAATGACACGACGACGGACTTCTTCACTACGGGCCTGACATGGACGCTGGCCGGGCTTGTCGTTGGCTATAACCGCCTGCTGGAGCCTCACCGGATCGACTTGCCCAGCTATGCCCCGGCCCATCCGGAGGCGACCGTTGTCCCGGGTTGACCGACTGTTCCGGGTGGGGCGCATCGCCGATTCGCTCGGGGTGTATCTTCCGTCGATGCTTTTTCAGCGGGGCCTGGGCCTGCTGCGAACGCTGCTGTTCATGTACATGATTCCCGCCGTGCAATTCAACTTCTGGTTCGCCGGCAGCATGATCTTCGACCTGGGCAGCCAGATCATCGCCCTGGGCGCCAACCATGGCCTGACGCGCTACGTCAGCCTTCACGAGGCCCAGGGGCAGTTGCAGACCTTCTATCGCCGCGTGCGGCTGACGGTGGCAATTTCGTGCCTGGTGGCCGCCGCGGCGGCGATGGGCGCGCTGGACTTCATCACCGAGCACACGCTGCTGCCCGCCGGAGCCCTTGCGGGTGATCATCCCTATGAGCGCTGGGTTTGCGCCGCCGCCCTGGTCAACGCCCTGTTGCTGGCGCTGTACCTGAACATGCTGGGCTTCATGTACGGGCTGCGGACGTACCGGCTCATCGCCGCGACCGAAACATTCAGCGGCGTGCTCTTCCTGCTGCTGGCGCTGGGCGCGCTGACGCTCTGGCGAAGCGGTCTGGCGATTCTGATCGCCCACGCGGCATCCGTCGCGGTGGCGGTGGCGGTCGGAACCCTGATGCTGAACGCGGCCGTGCGCCGTTTGGCGCCTGCAGCCGCCCGCTTGGCGCCGCGCGATCCGGAAGTGGTGCTCGACCCAATCAGCGTCGAGGACGAACCGGAGGTGGCGGTGGCCTCGCCGTCGGCGAAGCGGCCGCAAGCGCCCTCCCGCGCCGGTTCGCTCTGGCAGCTCTACCAGTTCGGCGCGATCATCCTGGCGGGCAACCTGCTCTGGCGGGTGCTGACGTACTTGAGCTACCGGATCACCAACAAGCATTACGGCGGCGACGTCAGCGCGATTTTCGGCGGACTGCTGCGGTTCACGCAGTCGATCGAGTTCCTCGCCACGGCGGTCTTCATGGTCGTCTTTACGCACGTCGTCAAGCGCTGGCAGGAAGACCGCCGCGACATCGCGATGTCCGTGCTGCAGGTGTCCTACAAAACCGTCGGTCTGGCGGTGGGCACCGTGGCGGTCGTCGCATATGTCAGCGCGCCGATGTGGGTGCGCATTCTTCCCGCCGCCTACCAGCAGGACAGCGCCCTGCTGGTGGGGGGGCAGTTGCTCTTCTTCTTTTCCGCGGCCAACCTGTCGCTGCTGAACATGGTCGCCCGCCTGCATGAG is from Planctomycetaceae bacterium and encodes:
- a CDS encoding CpsD/CapB family tyrosine-protein kinase, yielding MPETESENNILEHSELPSVRMTLRGDAQEIFHSLWASLFFSGHGAGKSVMVSSIGQQEGATTVASALALAGSLPAGSERVALVDLNFRSPALHRVMGLEQNLGVSEMVLDGVAPEIAAQSVTPGLDVFAAGGGSQRLLEILRSTALRGVLESLASKYDRVLVDVPAANAYPDAQMVAAIVKDTVLVVRADQTPREAVAMAKKRIESAGGRVVGVILNMRTYPIPKFLYNRV
- a CDS encoding polysaccharide biosynthesis/export family protein, coding for MILRYGSIALAAAVVIVVGCQTHTPPASSPLPLEFLQDKYPAQEVPVAHVMRRDYRLREGDQLEIIYHVRHNRTPSYKIKIEDEISIRFPFNPNMNQTERVNSDGTLQLLLVGTVNVYNKTIQELQDELVKLYSKYIRNPVLTVSFLESNKKIQELRIAITTAPRGQSRLVPITPEGSISLPFVSNIGAAGKTVGELHTDLNSAYKDVGLEELEVTVNIQAVAPTRIYVLGEVKIPGTLLNKTGAIETNQELSLLQALSQAGSYIPPRADLSKVMVIRRRHLPRPQAAIVNVYQLLENRKRPDAGAVQVDCRKYRYDMWLEDGDIVYVPTTDIAKRADYIEYVWQRGIRNIGGFSSNVSANYTVGDTVDWLK
- a CDS encoding O-antigen ligase family protein; the protein is MPTTGRPRTDILSGAFVVAVALGAAAMALLRPDQTMILLAGAALAALLVFAALRWEITAWAWLWVLAYGVLDSTFWRGEVPGFFNLTIPRLLFVAAVLAFTLHFAFRRRPVLFDRTVLWVMWAMLVYCAISATAYGWSADSDVILQPPYFRFIGGLMFPAVMFFLMYNAARNERQVSVGLFLIFIFGWYALYIGYLQYLANAEYWAGARDFIFPAYINNPEVEAGIHFARSRGPFYSAAPQGALLVFLFFVDMFLIRRSRGFVRVLAAVQALLVVPGIFFTSLRAAYLCFLICGLIWLIWGGRRGGVLKLASGLVALLLLTGLFWQNLQQSDRLKGGVAEVSPIEDRIALLKITWQIAQEHPFTGVGYGRFAEARQSLEQDPTTRSLPPEMMQHNVFLAILAETGILGLVLLVGILVLMFRESLQLYRKMPPDAHGLLSRPLVVLFWVALANYITISMFNDTTTDFFTTGLTWTLAGLVVGYNRLLEPHRIDLPSYAPAHPEATVVPG